CTGAAATCGTGGAAGCCGTCAATTTCAACGACCCGATGCAAACCGTGATTGCCGGCAGCAAGGCAGCGGTGGACAAAGCCTGTGAAATCCTCAAGGCCAGCGGCGCCAAGCGGGCCTTGCCCTTGCCAGTGTCAGCGCCGTTTCACTCCAGCCTGATGAAGCCGGCAGCCGACAGGCTCAAGGAGCAACTGGCAGGCATCGCGTTGGCTTCCCCACAGATTCCCGTCATCAACAATATTGATGTCACCATCGAAAACAGCGCCGAAGGCATCCGCGCGGCACTCTACCGCCAGGCATTTGGCCCGGTGCGCTGGGTCGAATGCGTGCAAGCCATCAAGGCGCTGGGCATGACGACGCTGGTCGAGTGCGGGCCGGGCAAGGTGCTGGCGGGTCTGACGAAACGGATTGATCCGGAATTGACCGGGGTGCCCTTGTTTGATCCGGCTTCTTTGGCTGCCGTGAAGGAGATGCTGGCATGAGCGAAATCAGGTTTGAAGGACAGGTGGCGCTGGTGACCGGCGCCTCACGCGGCATCGGCGCGGCCATTGCACTGGAACTCGCCAAAAAAGGTTTGAGGGTGATCGGTACGGCGACGACGGATGAGGGCGCTGCAAAAATCAGCCGCACCCTGGCCGCCTATCCAGGATGCCAGGGCCAGACGCTGGATGTGAACGACGCAGCCGCTGCCGAAGCGCTGGTCAACCGCATCGTGACCGAATGCGGCGGCCTGCAGGTGCTGGTCAACAATGCCGGTATTACCCGCGACATGCTGGCGATGCGTCTTAAGGATGACGATTGGGATGCGGTGCTCGACACCAACCTGAAGGCCGTGTTTCGCATGAGCCGGGCCGTGATGCGCTGCATGATGAAGCAGCGTTACGGCCGCATCATCAGCATCACCTCGGTGGTGGGCGCTTCCGGCAATGCGGGGCAGGCCAATTACGCCGCTGCCAAGGCCGGCGTTGCCGGCATGACGCGTGCGCTGGCGCGAGAACTCGGCTCGCGCAGCATCACGGTCAACTGCGTGGCGCCCGGCTTTATTGAAACCGACATGACGGCGCGCTTGCCCGAAGAGCAGCAAAAGGCGCTGCTCGGACAGATACCGCTGGGACATCTGGGCAAACCGCAGGACATTGCGCATGCGGTGGCATTTCTGGCCAGTCCGCTGGCAGCCTACATCACCGGCCAGGAAATTCATGTCAATGGCGGCATGTACATGTAACAGCAGCGGCTGACGGGCGGTCTTGCCGGACGTCATGAAACAGCTGCCTGACAGTGGTAAAACACAGGAAATCGAAGCCGGTTTTTATCCGTCCGGCCCGGTGCTTAGGGAGACAGTCCTAACGCGGTAAAATCACGGATTAATTTACAACCCTCAGAGGGATTTATGAGCGATATCGAAGCACGTGTTAAGAAAATCATTGCCGAACAACTTGGCGTTGAAGAAGGTCAAGTCACCAGCGAAAAGTCCTTTGTGGCCGACCTGGGCGCTGATTCCCTTGACACCGTAGAGCTGGTCATGGCACTGGAAGACGAGTTTGGCATTGAAATTCCCGACGAAGACGCCGAGAAAATCACCACCGTCCAAAACGCGATTGACTACGCGAACACCCATCACAAGGCCTAAGGCTTTCACGCCTTTGCCGTCATCAACCTGAAAGGCCAATTTCGGTCTTCTCAGGTTTTTTTCCAGGATTACTGAATGAGCCATCGTCGTGTCGTCGTGACAGGTCTGGGTTGTGTCAGCCCGGTAGGAAATACCGTGGCCGATTCCTGGGCCAATGTGCTTGCCGGAACCTCCGGCATTGACCTGATCACCCATTTTGATGCAAACAACCTGGCCTGCAAGTTCGCAGGCGAGGTCAAGGGTTTCAACATCGCGGATTACATCCCCGAAAAAGAAGGCCGGCACATGGACCGCTTCATTCACCTGGGTCTGGCCGCTGCCTGCCAGGCGGTGGCTGACAGCGGCTTGCCGACCGGCGACGCCCTCGGTGACGAGCTGGCCACCCGCATCGGCTGCAACATCGGCTCGGGCATTGGCGGTTTGCCCTTGATCGAGCGTATGCATGGCGAACTCGTGGAACGCGGCCCGCGCCGCATTTCGCCGTTCTTTGTGCCTGCAACCATCATCAACATGATCTCCGGACATGTGTCGATCAAATTTGGCTTCAAGGGCCCCAACATCGCCGTCGTCACGGCCTGCACCACCGGCCTTCATGCCATCGGCCTGTCGGCACGCATGATTGAATACGGCGACTGCGATGTGATGGTGGCTGGAGGCGCCGAAGCCACGGTGTCGGCTCTGGGCGTGGGTGGCTTTGCTGCAGCCCGGGCGCTGTCAACCCGCAATGAAGACCCCAAGACGGCTTCGCGCCCCTGGGACAAGGACCGTGACGGCTTTGTGCTGGGCGAAGGCGGGGGTGTTCTGGTCCTCGAAGAGTACGAACACGCCAAGGCGCGCGGCGCCAAGATTTACGCCGAAATTGTCGGTTTTGGCATGACCGGTGATGCCTTCCACATGACCACACCCGACGTGGATGGCCCCCGTCGTTCCATGGCCATGGCCTTGAAAAATGCCGGTGTCAATGTCGATCAGGTGCAGTACCTCAATGCGCACGGCACTTCAACGCCACTGGGTGACTTGAATGAGACGAATGCCATCAAGGCCGCTTTCGGCGCGCATGCCAAAAACATGGTGGTCAGTTCGACCAAATCCATGACCGGCCACTTGCTGGGTGGGGCTGGCGGCATCGAATCGGTGTTCACCGTGCTGGCCTTGTATCACCAGAAAATTCCACCGACCATCAACATCTTCAATCAGGATCCGGAGTGTGATCTGGATTACTGTGCCAACACCGCGCGTGACGCCACGATTGATATTGCCGTTAAAAACAATTTCGGCTTTGGCGGCACCAACGGCACGCTGGTATTCAAGCGCGTCTAGACGGGATTTGATTTTCCTGTACCGGCACACGTCAAAGCACTGGCTGACTTGAACCGTCACAACGCCCCGCCGGTCGTTTACCCGCTCGGGCGCTCGCGTTTTCTGGGCCGCTTGTTGCTGGCGCTGTGGCTGGCCGGTCTTGTTTCAGTGCTGCTGTGGTGGAATGCGACGCGGCAACTGGATTGGCGCATGGCGCTGGCGGGGTTGTCGGTGCTGCTGGCAGGCCTTTCGGCGCGAGTCAGCTGGAACCACCTCCCCAGTGGCCAGCTGGCGTGGGACGGCGAAGCCTGGCGCTGGGAAAGTCCCGGCTACCAAGCCGGCGTTGCCGAGCATGAACTATCGGTGATTGCTGATGTTCAGCACGGCCTGCTGCTCAGGCTTGAGAATCGGGCAAGCGCCAGCTTGTGGCTGTGGGTGGAACAACGTGCCATGCCCGAACGCTGGCTGGATTTGCGCCGGGCCGTGTATTCGCCGCACCGCTCGCCAGCCGCCTTGCCGCCGCACGACTTTTTGCCTGCGGAGCCTCCTGCTTTGCCATTGCCTGCCGTGGCACTGTCTGGCGCGATGCAAGCCCGAAATATCCCGCAGGCCAGGCCATGAGCGACGACCTGCCATCGCCTGCCGCCGAAAAGGCCGCCGACAGCGACGCCATGCTGGTGGAGCGCACGGTCGCGGGTGACCAGAAAGCGTTTGAACTGCTGGTCATCAAATACCAGCGGCGCATCCAGCGCCTGATCGGGCGCATGGTTCGCGATGTGGACCTGGTCGAGGACATCGCGCAGGAAACTTTTATCCGGGCTTATCGCGCACTGTCCCAGTTCAGGGGAGAAGCCCAGTTCTACACCTGGCTTTACCGGATTGCGGTCAACACCGCCAAAAAAGCCTTGATGGACCTGAAGCGAAATCCCACGGTTTCGGAAAATGCCTACAAATCCGACGACGACGATGAAACTTCCCGGGTCGAGAACGAACTAACCACTTCAGAAACACCCGAAGCGGTGCTGGCCAGCAAGGAAATTGCGGCCATCATCAACGCAGCCATGCAGGAGTTGCCCGAAGAATTGCGCGAAGCAATCACCTTGCGGGAAATAGAAGGCTTGAGTTATGAGGAGATATCCGAAGCCATGAATTGCCCCATCGGTACGGTACGGTCCCGGATTTTCAGAGCCCGTGAAGCGATTTCCGCGAAGGTCAAGCCCTTGCTGGAAAACCAGACCGGCAAACGCTGGTAGTTTTTTGTCAACCCGCCACCCATGTGCCCAAGCCAAGTCGTCAGTGAATAAAAATCGGCAGACCCGCTGCCCACACACCTCATGAAATCATCCATGACCACCAGCGAACTTCTCTCCGCACTGGCAGATGACCAGTTAGGCGAGGAGGAATTTGCTGCCGCACTCGATGCGTGCGGGCATGACGAGTCCGCGCTGGACTGCTGGGCTGCTTACCACCTGATTGGTGATGTGCTGCGTTCTCCGGCTGGCCCGCGAGCGCCCATGGCGGTTGGCGCGGAATTGGCATTTGTCAGCCGGCTTAACAAGCGGCTTGCGCAGGAGCCACTGATCACGGCCCCGCCGGTTTTGAACAAAACCCTGCCAGCGGCGCCGCTGCAACCCGCTGCCGGCCGGATCCATCACCGTGGCCCGGCATCGAATGACGGAAATTTTCGCTGGAAGCTGGTGGCCGGCGTGGCCTCGCTGGCGGCTGTTTCGGCCATCGCATGGAATGCGTCCGGGCTGCTGGCGCCGGCGTCCGTGCCGCAGATGGCGCAGGCTTCTTCATCGCAAATCGTGGTCACCTCGTCGCAGGGGCCGGTGGTGCGCGATGCCAGGCTGGAGGAGTTGCTGGCTGCGCACAGGCAGTTCGGAGCGGCCTCCGCCTTGCAGGAATCCTCCGGCTTTCTGCGAAACGCCACTTTTGAAATGCCTCGGGAAGCTCAGGCGTCCGGTGGACGCTGAGGTGCGGGGAAGTTCTTTCAAAACCATGATTTTTAAGTGTTTTAGGCCTTTTGCGCTTGTCCTGCATGCATTTATAGCTATGAATTATGTAGCAGCGCAGGTGCCGCCAGTCCCGGCCGCGCCCGCTGCATCGGTTTCGGACCCGCGCAGCCTCAATGACTGGTTGCTGCGCATGCATCAGGCCTCCAGCCAACGCTCCTACGTGGGAACCTTCGTGGTGTCGGCGGGTGGCAACATGTCCAGCGCCAAGATATGGCATGTCTGCGAAGGCAAACAGCAGGTGGAGCGGGTCGAAACCCTGACCGGCGCGCCGCGTTCGATCTTCAGGCACAACAACCAGGTGATCACCTTCATGCCGGAGCACAAGGTGGCGCGCAGTGAAAAACGCGAATCCCTGGGCCTGTTCCCCGAAATGTTCCAGTCGGCCGACAGCCGCATTGCCGGCTTCTACCAGTTCCGGCGGGAGGGCATCGAGCGGGTGGCTGGTGTTGACGCCGACATCATCACGCTCATGCCCAGGGACAGTCTGCGCTTTGGCTACCGCGTCTGGAGCGAGCGCCAGAACGGTCTGGTCGTGAAGCTCCAGACGCTCGATACCGATGGCAAGGTGATTGAACAGGCTGCGTTTTCAGAACTTCAGCTCGACGCGCCGGTCAGCATGAACCAGCTCATCCAGATGATGGGCAAGGTAGAAGGCTACCGGCTTGAAAAACCAGTGCTGGTCAAGACCACGGCAAGCGCTGAAGGCTGGGCCTTGAGGGCGCCTGTGGCCGGTTTCACGCCCATGAATTGCTACAAGCGGCCCGCTTCTTCGGCCGGCGAAGGGCCGCTACAGTGGATTTTTTCAGATGGCCTGGCGTCGGTGTCCATTTTTGTGGAGCCGCTCGACCGGCAGCGCCATGTCCGGGAATCCAGTCTTTCCCTGGGCGCGACCCAGA
This DNA window, taken from Polaromonas hydrogenivorans, encodes the following:
- the fabF gene encoding beta-ketoacyl-ACP synthase II, with product MSHRRVVVTGLGCVSPVGNTVADSWANVLAGTSGIDLITHFDANNLACKFAGEVKGFNIADYIPEKEGRHMDRFIHLGLAAACQAVADSGLPTGDALGDELATRIGCNIGSGIGGLPLIERMHGELVERGPRRISPFFVPATIINMISGHVSIKFGFKGPNIAVVTACTTGLHAIGLSARMIEYGDCDVMVAGGAEATVSALGVGGFAAARALSTRNEDPKTASRPWDKDRDGFVLGEGGGVLVLEEYEHAKARGAKIYAEIVGFGMTGDAFHMTTPDVDGPRRSMAMALKNAGVNVDQVQYLNAHGTSTPLGDLNETNAIKAAFGAHAKNMVVSSTKSMTGHLLGGAGGIESVFTVLALYHQKIPPTINIFNQDPECDLDYCANTARDATIDIAVKNNFGFGGTNGTLVFKRV
- the acpP gene encoding acyl carrier protein; the protein is MSDIEARVKKIIAEQLGVEEGQVTSEKSFVADLGADSLDTVELVMALEDEFGIEIPDEDAEKITTVQNAIDYANTHHKA
- the rpoE gene encoding RNA polymerase sigma factor RpoE, whose product is MSDDLPSPAAEKAADSDAMLVERTVAGDQKAFELLVIKYQRRIQRLIGRMVRDVDLVEDIAQETFIRAYRALSQFRGEAQFYTWLYRIAVNTAKKALMDLKRNPTVSENAYKSDDDDETSRVENELTTSETPEAVLASKEIAAIINAAMQELPEELREAITLREIEGLSYEEISEAMNCPIGTVRSRIFRAREAISAKVKPLLENQTGKRW
- a CDS encoding MucB/RseB C-terminal domain-containing protein encodes the protein MNYVAAQVPPVPAAPAASVSDPRSLNDWLLRMHQASSQRSYVGTFVVSAGGNMSSAKIWHVCEGKQQVERVETLTGAPRSIFRHNNQVITFMPEHKVARSEKRESLGLFPEMFQSADSRIAGFYQFRREGIERVAGVDADIITLMPRDSLRFGYRVWSERQNGLVVKLQTLDTDGKVIEQAAFSELQLDAPVSMNQLIQMMGKVEGYRLEKPVLVKTTASAEGWALRAPVAGFTPMNCYKRPASSAGEGPLQWIFSDGLASVSIFVEPLDRQRHVRESSLSLGATQTLTRQLDAYWITLVGEVPAATLQLFASGLERKK
- the fabG gene encoding 3-oxoacyl-ACP reductase FabG; amino-acid sequence: MSEIRFEGQVALVTGASRGIGAAIALELAKKGLRVIGTATTDEGAAKISRTLAAYPGCQGQTLDVNDAAAAEALVNRIVTECGGLQVLVNNAGITRDMLAMRLKDDDWDAVLDTNLKAVFRMSRAVMRCMMKQRYGRIISITSVVGASGNAGQANYAAAKAGVAGMTRALARELGSRSITVNCVAPGFIETDMTARLPEEQQKALLGQIPLGHLGKPQDIAHAVAFLASPLAAYITGQEIHVNGGMYM
- a CDS encoding sigma-E factor negative regulatory protein; protein product: MKSSMTTSELLSALADDQLGEEEFAAALDACGHDESALDCWAAYHLIGDVLRSPAGPRAPMAVGAELAFVSRLNKRLAQEPLITAPPVLNKTLPAAPLQPAAGRIHHRGPASNDGNFRWKLVAGVASLAAVSAIAWNASGLLAPASVPQMAQASSSQIVVTSSQGPVVRDARLEELLAAHRQFGAASALQESSGFLRNATFEMPREAQASGGR
- the fabD gene encoding ACP S-malonyltransferase, producing the protein MKSFAFVFPGQGSQSVGMLDAWGDHPVVRQTLVEASDALAEDIGQLIKDGPKEALALTTNTQPVMLVAGVAAYRVWMAETGIAPAVVAGHSLGEYSALVASGVLSLAQAVPLVRFRAQAMQDAVPVGRGAMAAILGMDAAKVIEGCAEAVRSFGSNTPEIVEAVNFNDPMQTVIAGSKAAVDKACEILKASGAKRALPLPVSAPFHSSLMKPAADRLKEQLAGIALASPQIPVINNIDVTIENSAEGIRAALYRQAFGPVRWVECVQAIKALGMTTLVECGPGKVLAGLTKRIDPELTGVPLFDPASLAAVKEMLA